In Rhizobium sp. N324, a single genomic region encodes these proteins:
- a CDS encoding SDR family oxidoreductase — MHVMIFGCGYSGTAIAKAFAGGGVRISGTTRSADKMDVLRQNGVEAFLFDGETMEDELRRALADVTHLVQSIAPGKADPLLRLLGEDGASLPHGLEWIGYLSTVGVYGDHKGAWINEETPCVPVSGRSKERLEAEEGWLAMGRERGVPAAVLRLSGIYGPGRNAFCNLEKGTARRLIKKDQVFNRIRVEDIGAATRFLSDQRLGGIYNITDDRPGPPQDVIVEAARLMGVEPPPEQAFETAELTPMARSFYGENKRVSNAKLKAAGFEFSFPNYPMSLAQLWQDGSWRG; from the coding sequence ATGCATGTGATGATTTTTGGCTGCGGTTATTCCGGCACGGCGATCGCCAAGGCCTTCGCCGGCGGCGGCGTGCGCATTTCCGGCACCACGCGCTCGGCCGACAAGATGGACGTGCTCCGGCAGAACGGCGTCGAAGCCTTCCTTTTCGACGGCGAGACCATGGAGGACGAATTGCGCCGGGCCCTGGCTGATGTCACCCATCTCGTGCAGTCGATCGCACCTGGAAAGGCCGACCCGCTGCTGCGGCTGCTCGGCGAAGACGGCGCAAGCCTGCCACACGGGCTCGAATGGATCGGTTATCTCTCCACCGTCGGCGTCTATGGCGACCACAAGGGCGCTTGGATAAACGAGGAAACGCCCTGCGTGCCGGTTTCCGGGCGCTCGAAGGAGCGGCTCGAAGCGGAAGAGGGCTGGCTGGCAATGGGCCGGGAGCGCGGCGTGCCGGCGGCGGTGCTTCGCCTTTCCGGTATTTACGGGCCGGGACGCAACGCCTTCTGCAATCTGGAAAAAGGCACGGCGCGGCGGCTGATCAAGAAGGACCAGGTGTTCAACCGCATCCGCGTCGAGGATATCGGCGCGGCGACCCGCTTCCTGTCGGACCAGCGCCTCGGCGGCATCTACAATATCACCGACGATCGCCCTGGCCCGCCGCAGGATGTGATCGTCGAGGCGGCGCGACTGATGGGCGTGGAACCGCCGCCGGAGCAGGCGTTTGAGACCGCCGAGCTGACGCCGATGGCGCGCTCCTTCTACGGCGAAAACAAGCGGGTTTCGAATGCGAAACTCAAGGCCGCCGGCTTCGAATTCTCCTTCCCGAACTATCCGATGTCGCTAGCGCAATTGTGGCAGGACGGCTCCTGGCGGGGTTAG
- the queG gene encoding tRNA epoxyqueuosine(34) reductase QueG yields the protein MPEADRDDKERRRRDNLTMFVRAESAAKGFDLCRITRPDAIPEAKERLGQFIDAGRHGTMEWMAETRERRGDPRTLWSEVRSVVVFGLNYAPEEDPRGILGKSDRAAISVYARNRDYHDIIKGRLKEIATRFAARAGADVKVFVDTAPVMEKPLAAAAGLGWQGKHTNLVSRAHGSWLFLGSMFTTADLAVDAKETDHCGSCRACLDVCPTAAFPAPYQIDARRCISYLTIEHKGPIDPALRVPIGNRIYGCDDCLAACPWNKFASAASEMKLKARDDLQEPSIAFLLTLDDAAFRAFFSGSPVKRIGRDRFIRNVLIAAGNSGEKALIAQCRLLADDASPVVRGMAVWALSRLMEAGDFSGLATQRADETDDDVLNEWRLAGVG from the coding sequence ATGCCCGAAGCCGATAGAGATGACAAAGAGCGCCGCCGCCGCGACAATTTGACCATGTTCGTGCGGGCAGAATCAGCCGCCAAGGGCTTCGATCTCTGCCGCATCACGCGGCCCGACGCGATTCCCGAAGCCAAAGAGCGCCTTGGCCAGTTCATCGATGCCGGGCGCCATGGCACGATGGAGTGGATGGCGGAGACGCGAGAGCGGCGCGGCGATCCGCGCACCCTCTGGAGCGAGGTGCGATCCGTGGTCGTCTTCGGCCTCAACTATGCGCCGGAGGAAGATCCGCGCGGCATCCTCGGCAAATCCGATAGAGCGGCGATATCGGTCTATGCCCGCAACCGCGACTATCACGACATCATCAAGGGCCGGCTGAAAGAGATCGCCACGCGATTTGCGGCGCGGGCCGGCGCCGATGTCAAAGTCTTCGTCGATACCGCGCCTGTCATGGAAAAGCCGCTGGCAGCGGCAGCCGGGCTCGGCTGGCAGGGCAAACATACCAACCTCGTCAGCCGCGCGCACGGTTCCTGGCTGTTTCTCGGCAGCATGTTCACCACCGCCGATCTCGCCGTCGACGCTAAAGAGACGGATCATTGCGGCTCCTGCCGCGCCTGCCTCGACGTCTGCCCGACGGCCGCCTTTCCGGCACCCTATCAGATCGATGCGCGGCGCTGCATCTCCTATCTTACCATCGAGCATAAGGGTCCGATCGACCCCGCGCTGCGGGTGCCGATCGGCAATCGCATCTATGGCTGCGACGATTGTCTCGCCGCCTGTCCCTGGAACAAGTTCGCAAGTGCGGCCTCCGAGATGAAGCTGAAGGCGCGGGACGATCTGCAGGAGCCGTCGATCGCCTTTCTGCTGACACTTGACGATGCCGCCTTCCGCGCCTTCTTCAGCGGCTCGCCGGTGAAGCGGATCGGCCGCGATCGCTTCATCCGCAATGTGCTGATCGCCGCCGGCAATTCCGGCGAGAAGGCTCTTATCGCCCAATGTCGGCTGCTCGCCGACGATGCCTCGCCGGTGGTGCGGGGAATGGCGGTGTGGGCGCTGTCGCGACTGATGGAGGCTGGCGACTTTTCAGGCCTTGCGACACAAAGGGCTGATGAGACCGACGACGACGTGCTGAATGAATGGCGGCTGGCAGGAGTGGGCTGA
- a CDS encoding glutathione S-transferase family protein yields the protein MPTLYHHPMSSASRFVRLILAEYGYQADLIEEQTWEKRRDFLALNPAGTLPVYVDDSMRALCGATVISEYLDETHGVLKRDRRLLAEDPFQRAEIRRLSEWFMQKMENDVTKPLARERVYKLQMTSDQGGGAPDSKILRTARANIRQHMRYLTWLAGSRQWLAGERMSYADLAAAASISILDYLGEIDWADAPVVKDWYQRLKSRPSFRPMLTERVRGLTPVSHYADLDF from the coding sequence ATGCCCACGCTTTATCATCATCCCATGTCATCCGCATCTCGCTTCGTCCGGCTGATCCTGGCCGAATACGGCTATCAGGCGGATCTGATCGAGGAGCAGACATGGGAGAAACGCAGGGATTTCCTGGCGCTCAACCCGGCCGGCACGCTGCCTGTTTATGTCGACGACAGCATGCGGGCGCTCTGCGGCGCGACCGTCATTTCCGAATACCTGGATGAGACGCATGGCGTGTTGAAGCGCGACCGGCGGCTGCTCGCCGAGGACCCTTTCCAGCGGGCGGAAATCCGCCGGCTGAGCGAGTGGTTCATGCAGAAGATGGAAAACGACGTGACCAAGCCGCTCGCCCGCGAGCGGGTCTACAAGTTGCAGATGACATCAGATCAGGGCGGCGGCGCGCCGGATTCGAAGATTTTACGCACGGCCCGCGCGAATATCCGCCAGCATATGCGCTATCTCACCTGGCTTGCCGGCTCGCGCCAATGGCTGGCGGGCGAGCGGATGAGCTATGCCGACCTTGCCGCCGCGGCCTCGATCTCGATCCTCGATTATCTCGGCGAGATCGACTGGGCGGATGCGCCCGTCGTCAAGGACTGGTACCAGCGGCTGAAATCGCGCCCCTCCTTCCGGCCGATGCTGACCGAGCGGGTGCGCGGCTTGACGCCGGTTTCGCATTATGCCGATCTGGATTTCTGA
- a CDS encoding undecaprenyl-diphosphate phosphatase: MDYINAALLGIIEGITEFLPISSTGHLIIAEQWLGHRSDMFNIVIQAGAILAVTIIYWRRLLDLVLGWREPENRDYAAKLIVAFLITAILGLIVKKLGFELPETATPIAWALIIGGFWMIFAEWAAARKAPHKEITWLVAILVGIAQIVAGVFPGTSRSGATIFVAMLAGTGNRAAATEFAFLVGIPTMYAASGYELLKTFKDGGAANEDWTALGIAFVVSTIVAFIAVKWLLAYIRSNRFTLFAVYRIILGVLLLGMAATGLIG; this comes from the coding sequence ATGGATTATATCAATGCTGCGCTTCTCGGTATCATCGAGGGGATTACCGAATTTCTGCCGATCTCGAGCACCGGCCATCTGATCATTGCGGAGCAATGGCTCGGCCACCGGTCGGACATGTTCAACATCGTCATCCAGGCCGGCGCCATCCTCGCCGTCACCATCATCTACTGGCGTCGGCTGCTGGATCTGGTGCTTGGCTGGCGGGAGCCTGAGAATCGCGATTATGCCGCCAAGCTGATCGTCGCCTTTCTCATCACTGCGATTCTCGGACTTATCGTCAAAAAGCTCGGCTTCGAACTGCCGGAGACCGCGACGCCGATTGCCTGGGCGCTGATCATCGGCGGTTTCTGGATGATCTTTGCCGAATGGGCTGCGGCACGCAAAGCCCCCCATAAGGAGATCACCTGGCTCGTCGCCATCCTGGTCGGCATCGCCCAGATCGTCGCCGGTGTCTTCCCGGGAACCTCGCGCTCCGGCGCCACGATCTTCGTCGCCATGCTGGCCGGCACCGGCAACCGCGCCGCAGCAACCGAATTCGCCTTTCTCGTCGGCATTCCCACCATGTATGCGGCGAGCGGCTATGAATTGCTGAAGACCTTCAAGGATGGCGGCGCGGCAAACGAAGACTGGACCGCACTCGGCATCGCCTTCGTCGTTTCCACCATCGTCGCGTTCATCGCCGTCAAATGGCTGCTGGCCTATATCAGAAGCAACCGGTTCACGCTGTTTGCCGTCTACCGCATCATTCTCGGCGTGTTGCTGCTCGGCATGGCCGCAACCGGCTTGATCGGCTGA
- a CDS encoding complex I NDUFA9 subunit family protein — MTLANLPPLVTVFGGSGFVGRHVVRALAKRGYRIRVAVRRPDLAGFLQPLGNVGQISFVQANLRYRNSIDRAVDGADHVVNCVGILHETGRNTFDAVQEFGARAVAEAARGVGATLAHISAIGANAQSESGYGRTKGRAETAILSVKPDAVIFRPSIVFGPEDSFFNKFADMARMSPVLPLIGGGKTKFQPVYVEDVAEAVARAVDGKVAGGKVYELGGPEVLSFRECLETMLKVTCRKNPLVSLPFGIASMIGSIASLIPFITPPVTPDQVRMLKHDNIVSAAAEAEGRTLQGLGIAPTMAASVLGSYLVHYRPHGQYTGTGKAA; from the coding sequence ATGACCCTTGCCAACCTGCCGCCGCTCGTCACCGTGTTCGGAGGGTCCGGCTTCGTGGGCAGGCACGTCGTTCGGGCGCTCGCCAAACGCGGCTATCGCATCCGCGTCGCCGTGCGCCGTCCCGATCTCGCCGGTTTCCTGCAGCCGCTCGGCAATGTCGGGCAGATCTCCTTCGTCCAGGCAAACCTGCGTTATCGCAATTCGATCGACCGCGCCGTCGACGGTGCCGATCATGTCGTCAACTGCGTCGGCATTCTGCACGAGACCGGCCGCAACACCTTCGACGCCGTGCAGGAATTCGGCGCGCGCGCGGTTGCTGAAGCGGCACGCGGCGTTGGCGCCACGCTCGCCCATATTTCAGCCATCGGCGCCAATGCCCAGTCCGAGTCCGGCTATGGCCGCACCAAGGGCCGCGCCGAAACCGCCATACTCTCCGTCAAGCCCGATGCGGTGATCTTCCGCCCGTCGATCGTCTTCGGCCCGGAGGACAGCTTCTTTAACAAGTTTGCCGACATGGCCCGCATGTCGCCGGTCCTGCCGCTCATCGGCGGCGGCAAAACGAAATTCCAACCCGTCTATGTCGAGGATGTCGCCGAGGCCGTCGCCCGCGCCGTCGACGGCAAGGTCGCCGGTGGCAAGGTCTATGAGCTTGGCGGGCCCGAGGTGCTGAGCTTCCGCGAATGTCTCGAGACGATGCTGAAGGTGACGTGCCGCAAAAACCCGCTGGTCTCCCTGCCCTTCGGTATAGCGTCGATGATCGGCAGCATCGCGTCGCTGATCCCCTTCATAACGCCGCCGGTCACGCCGGATCAGGTGCGCATGCTGAAGCACGACAACATCGTTTCCGCTGCGGCCGAGGCGGAAGGTCGTACGTTGCAGGGCCTCGGCATTGCGCCGACCATGGCCGCATCGGTGCTCGGCTCCTATCTTGTGCATTATCGTCCGCACGGCCAGTATACCGGCACCGGCAAGGCCGCCTGA
- a CDS encoding DUF1330 domain-containing protein: MAKGYWIARVDVRDAERYKDYVAAAKPAFEKYGANFLARGGALTELEGKARARNVVIEFPSMQHAVDCYNSPEYQIAAKIRQEVADAEMVVVEGI, encoded by the coding sequence ATGGCTAAGGGATATTGGATCGCCCGCGTCGATGTTCGCGATGCCGAGCGCTACAAGGATTATGTGGCGGCGGCGAAGCCCGCCTTCGAAAAATACGGCGCAAATTTCCTGGCACGCGGCGGCGCCTTGACCGAACTCGAGGGCAAGGCGCGCGCCCGCAACGTGGTGATCGAATTCCCCTCGATGCAGCATGCGGTCGACTGCTACAATTCACCGGAATACCAGATCGCCGCCAAAATCCGCCAGGAAGTGGCGGATGCGGAGATGGTCGTCGTCGAAGGCATCTAG
- the pyrF gene encoding orotidine-5'-phosphate decarboxylase, with protein sequence MDARERLIVGLDVPTIGEAEKLVSMLGDDILFYKIGYQLVFAGGLEFARDLAASGKKIFLDMKLLDIDNTVASGVENIAKMGMSMLTLHAYPKAMKAAVEAAAGSGLCLLGVTVLTSMDAEDLADAGYSQDPHSLVLRRAGQARAAGMGGIVCSAAEAAEVREIVGPDMAIVTPGIRPTGSEHGDQKRVMTPFDALKAGATHLVVARPIVKAPDPRHAARAVLNEMVAARWPANR encoded by the coding sequence ATGGACGCACGCGAGCGGCTGATCGTCGGCCTGGATGTTCCAACGATCGGCGAAGCGGAAAAACTGGTTTCCATGCTCGGCGACGACATTCTCTTCTATAAGATCGGCTATCAGCTGGTCTTTGCCGGCGGGCTGGAATTTGCCCGCGATCTTGCGGCAAGCGGCAAGAAGATCTTCCTCGACATGAAGCTGCTCGACATCGACAACACCGTTGCCTCAGGCGTCGAGAACATTGCCAAGATGGGCATGTCGATGCTGACGCTGCATGCCTATCCCAAGGCGATGAAGGCCGCGGTCGAGGCGGCCGCCGGCTCCGGCCTCTGCCTGCTCGGCGTCACCGTGCTGACCTCGATGGATGCCGAAGACCTTGCCGACGCCGGCTACAGCCAGGATCCGCACAGCCTGGTGCTGCGCCGCGCCGGGCAGGCGCGCGCCGCCGGCATGGGCGGCATCGTCTGCTCGGCGGCCGAGGCGGCCGAGGTGCGCGAGATCGTCGGACCCGACATGGCGATCGTCACGCCCGGCATTCGCCCGACGGGCAGCGAGCATGGCGACCAGAAGCGGGTGATGACGCCGTTCGATGCGCTGAAGGCGGGGGCGACGCATCTCGTCGTTGCCCGGCCGATCGTCAAGGCGCCCGATCCCCGGCATGCCGCTCGCGCCGTGCTCAACGAAATGGTTGCCGCGCGCTGGCCGGCAAACCGCTGA
- a CDS encoding histidine phosphatase family protein: MFGLYITHPQVRIDANVPVPKWGLSDLGAARARKAAESGWVRQLRRIISSDETKAIETAEILAAASGVTIEIVHGMHENDRSATGFLPPPQFEEAADWFFAHPEESFKGWERAVDAQARIVTAVKTVLATHDAAAPIAFVGHGGVGTLLKCHLAGRPIGRDRDQPGGGGNLYAFGLADLALTCDWTPIEDWRG; encoded by the coding sequence ATGTTCGGGCTCTATATCACCCATCCGCAGGTGAGGATCGACGCCAATGTGCCGGTGCCGAAATGGGGGCTTTCCGATCTCGGCGCGGCGCGGGCGCGCAAAGCCGCCGAGAGCGGCTGGGTGCGGCAATTGCGGCGCATCATCTCCAGCGACGAGACCAAGGCGATCGAGACGGCCGAAATTCTGGCGGCAGCCTCCGGCGTGACGATCGAGATCGTCCACGGCATGCACGAGAACGACCGTTCGGCCACCGGCTTCCTGCCGCCGCCGCAATTCGAGGAAGCGGCCGACTGGTTCTTCGCCCATCCGGAAGAAAGCTTCAAAGGCTGGGAGCGCGCCGTCGACGCGCAGGCCCGCATCGTTACGGCGGTGAAGACCGTTCTTGCCACACATGATGCGGCAGCCCCGATCGCCTTCGTCGGCCATGGCGGCGTCGGCACGCTGCTCAAATGCCACCTGGCCGGCAGACCGATCGGCCGCGACCGCGACCAGCCGGGCGGCGGCGGCAATCTCTATGCTTTCGGCCTTGCGGATCTGGCCCTGACATGCGACTGGACACCCATCGAAGACTGGCGGGGGTGA
- the pmtA gene encoding phospholipid N-methyltransferase PmtA: protein MRLRVKVKEHFGKKFDEEIRFFRGMMQGPKTVGSIVPTSSITAKRMASVIDMHSGLPVLELGPGTGAITKAILGRGVKPDNLVAIEYSTDFHQHLQRAYPGVHFINGDAFDLQATLGAFGDRTFDCVISCIPLLNFPMAMRVSLLESLLDRLPPGRPVVQISYGAISPIAANPDRYHIQHFDFVMRNIPPAQLWIYRRG, encoded by the coding sequence ATGCGCTTAAGGGTCAAGGTCAAGGAACACTTCGGCAAGAAATTCGATGAGGAAATTCGTTTCTTCCGGGGCATGATGCAGGGGCCGAAGACGGTCGGCTCGATCGTGCCGACCTCGTCGATCACCGCCAAGCGCATGGCAAGCGTCATCGACATGCATTCCGGGCTGCCGGTGCTGGAGCTTGGCCCGGGCACGGGCGCCATCACCAAGGCGATCCTCGGCCGCGGCGTGAAGCCGGACAATCTGGTGGCGATCGAATATTCGACGGATTTCCACCAGCATCTGCAGCGCGCCTATCCCGGCGTCCACTTCATCAATGGCGATGCCTTCGATCTGCAGGCGACGCTGGGTGCATTCGGCGACCGGACGTTCGATTGTGTCATCTCCTGCATTCCGCTCCTGAACTTCCCGATGGCGATGCGCGTCTCGCTGCTCGAAAGCCTGCTCGACCGCCTGCCGCCGGGGCGGCCGGTGGTGCAGATCTCCTATGGCGCGATCTCGCCGATCGCCGCCAATCCCGACCGCTACCATATTCAGCATTTCGACTTCGTCATGCGCAACATTCCGCCAGCGCAGCTCTGGATCTACAGGCGCGGCTGA
- a CDS encoding DUF72 domain-containing protein — protein sequence MTKKTGTVRIGVSGWTYAPWRGQFYPEGLPQKQELSYAARRFPSIEINGTFYSLQRSDSFGRWRDETPENFVFAVKGPRFITHMLRLREIETALANFLASGLLRLGPKLGPILWQFPPNMAFDPDLFENFLALLPQHRDAAEALAKRHDGHVKGRAWLRSDGDQPLRHALEIRHDSFRSPAFIEMLRRHNVALVCADTVEWPLLMDITADFVYCRLHGSEQLYVSGYEDEALDLWAERVRAWATGGEPKNATRVLAPLAASNKGRDVYLYFDNTDKKLRAPVDAEHLSQRLAGLVPRSAPKAA from the coding sequence ATGACGAAAAAGACGGGAACGGTGCGCATCGGCGTATCCGGCTGGACCTATGCGCCCTGGCGCGGCCAATTCTATCCGGAAGGCCTGCCGCAGAAGCAGGAACTTTCCTATGCCGCCCGGCGCTTCCCGTCGATCGAGATCAACGGCACCTTCTACAGCCTGCAGCGTTCGGACAGCTTCGGCCGCTGGCGCGACGAAACACCCGAGAATTTCGTCTTCGCGGTCAAGGGGCCGCGCTTCATCACCCATATGCTGCGGCTGCGCGAGATCGAGACGGCGCTCGCCAATTTTCTCGCCTCCGGCCTGCTGCGGCTTGGCCCCAAGCTTGGGCCGATCCTCTGGCAATTCCCGCCGAACATGGCCTTCGACCCCGATCTTTTCGAAAATTTCCTGGCGCTGCTGCCGCAGCACCGCGATGCGGCTGAAGCACTCGCCAAGCGGCATGACGGGCACGTCAAAGGCCGCGCCTGGCTTCGAAGCGACGGCGATCAGCCGCTCCGCCACGCGCTGGAAATCCGCCACGACAGCTTCCGCTCTCCTGCCTTCATCGAGATGCTCCGGCGACATAATGTCGCCCTCGTCTGCGCCGACACGGTGGAATGGCCATTGCTGATGGATATCACCGCCGATTTCGTTTATTGCCGCCTACATGGTTCCGAACAACTCTATGTCAGCGGCTATGAGGACGAGGCACTCGACCTATGGGCCGAACGCGTCCGCGCCTGGGCAACCGGCGGAGAACCGAAAAATGCGACGCGGGTGCTGGCGCCGCTCGCAGCGTCCAACAAGGGCCGCGACGTCTATCTCTATTTCGACAATACCGACAAGAAGCTGCGCGCGCCTGTCGACGCCGAGCATCTCAGCCAAAGGCTTGCCGGTCTCGTGCCGCGATCGGCGCCGAAAGCCGCATGA
- the dnaN gene encoding DNA polymerase III subunit beta: protein MRITIERSNLLKSLNHVHRVVERRNTIPILSNVLLKADGQNLDMKATDLDLEITEATPASVEQAGATTVPAHLLYDIVRKLPDGSEVLLATSTDGGSMTVQSGRSKFSLQCLPESDFPDLTAGTFTHSFKLKATDLKMLIDRTQFAISTEETRYYLNGIFFHTIESNGDLKLRAVATDGHRLARADVDAPSGSEGMPGIIIPRKTVGELQKLVDNPEVTVTVEVSDAKIRLTIGSIVMTSKLIDGTFPDYQRVIPTGNDKEMRVDCTTFAQAVDRVSTISSERGRAVKLALSEGQLMLTVNNPDSGSATEEVAVGYDTDAMEIGFNAKYLLDITAQLSGEQAIFLLADAGSPTLIRDTAGDDALYVLMPMRV from the coding sequence ATGCGTATTACTATTGAGCGGTCAAACCTGTTGAAATCGCTGAACCACGTGCACCGCGTGGTCGAACGTCGCAACACGATCCCGATCCTGTCCAACGTATTGCTGAAGGCCGACGGCCAGAACCTCGACATGAAGGCGACCGACCTCGACCTCGAAATCACCGAGGCGACGCCGGCCAGCGTCGAACAAGCAGGCGCCACCACCGTTCCGGCCCATCTTCTCTACGATATCGTGCGCAAGCTTCCCGACGGCTCGGAAGTGCTGCTCGCCACCAGCACCGACGGCGGCTCGATGACCGTGCAGTCCGGCCGCTCGAAATTCTCGCTGCAGTGCCTGCCGGAATCCGACTTTCCCGATCTGACCGCCGGCACCTTCACGCATTCCTTCAAGCTGAAGGCGACCGACCTGAAGATGCTGATCGACCGCACACAGTTTGCGATCTCGACCGAGGAGACGCGCTATTATCTCAACGGCATCTTCTTCCACACGATCGAGAGCAATGGCGACCTGAAGCTCAGGGCGGTCGCCACCGACGGCCACCGGCTGGCACGCGCCGATGTCGATGCGCCCTCCGGCTCGGAAGGCATGCCCGGCATCATCATTCCGCGCAAGACTGTGGGAGAATTGCAGAAGCTGGTCGACAATCCGGAGGTGACGGTGACCGTCGAGGTCTCCGATGCCAAGATCCGACTGACCATCGGCTCGATCGTCATGACCTCGAAGCTGATCGACGGCACCTTCCCGGATTACCAGCGGGTCATCCCGACGGGCAACGACAAGGAAATGCGCGTCGATTGCACGACCTTCGCGCAGGCCGTCGACCGTGTTTCCACCATTTCGTCCGAGCGAGGCCGCGCCGTGAAGCTGGCACTGTCCGAAGGGCAGCTGATGCTGACCGTCAACAATCCGGATTCCGGCAGCGCCACCGAGGAAGTCGCCGTCGGTTACGATACGGATGCGATGGAAATCGGCTTCAATGCCAAATACCTGCTCGACATCACCGCGCAGCTTTCCGGCGAGCAAGCGATCTTCCTGCTGGCCGATGCCGGCTCGCCGACGCTGATCCGCGACACGGCGGGCGACGATGCGCTCTACGTGCTGATGCCGATGCGCGTCTGA
- the rsmI gene encoding 16S rRNA (cytidine(1402)-2'-O)-methyltransferase: MNEETTEQAATRRSFRLHNMAVPARPLEPALYLVATPIGNLGDITLRALETLAGADVLACEDTRVTRVLLDRYGIQNRPFAYHEYNADEAGPRLLQALEAGRSVALVSDAGTPLVSDPGYRLAQQAITAGYRVIPIPGASAPLAALVGSGLPNDAFLFAGFLPVKDKARRDRLGELAAAPATLIFFESPHRIGATLLAAADVLGSARPASVCRELTKTYEEFRRGTLGELAAHYREVDNVKGEIVLVVGPPEPVETPEADVEAVLADLAKTMPTAKAATEAARLTGLPRKVLYQRLLELKGADGR; encoded by the coding sequence ATGAATGAGGAAACGACAGAGCAGGCCGCCACCCGGCGAAGCTTCCGCCTGCACAATATGGCGGTACCGGCGCGGCCGCTGGAACCGGCGCTCTATCTGGTCGCCACCCCGATCGGCAATCTCGGCGATATCACGCTGCGGGCGCTGGAAACACTGGCCGGCGCCGATGTGCTCGCTTGCGAGGATACGCGCGTCACCCGTGTGCTGCTCGACCGCTACGGCATCCAGAACCGCCCCTTCGCCTATCACGAATACAATGCCGACGAGGCCGGCCCGCGGCTCCTCCAGGCGCTGGAGGCCGGCCGCTCGGTGGCACTGGTGTCGGATGCCGGCACGCCGCTGGTCTCCGATCCCGGCTATCGGCTGGCGCAGCAGGCGATTACGGCAGGTTACCGCGTCATTCCCATTCCCGGCGCCTCGGCTCCGCTTGCAGCCCTTGTCGGCTCCGGCCTGCCGAACGACGCCTTTCTGTTCGCCGGCTTCCTGCCGGTCAAGGACAAGGCCCGCCGCGACCGTCTCGGCGAACTTGCCGCGGCCCCCGCGACACTGATCTTCTTTGAATCGCCGCATCGCATCGGCGCCACGCTTCTTGCAGCCGCCGACGTGCTGGGCAGCGCCCGGCCGGCCTCCGTCTGCCGCGAGCTGACCAAGACCTATGAGGAGTTCCGCCGCGGCACGCTTGGCGAGCTCGCCGCGCATTACCGGGAGGTGGACAACGTCAAGGGCGAGATCGTCCTCGTCGTCGGCCCGCCGGAACCGGTGGAAACGCCGGAGGCCGATGTCGAGGCCGTGCTGGCCGATCTCGCGAAAACCATGCCGACGGCCAAGGCCGCGACCGAGGCGGCCCGTCTCACCGGCCTGCCGCGCAAGGTGCTCTACCAGCGCCTGCTGGAGCTGAAGGGCGCCGATGGGCGATAG
- a CDS encoding YraN family protein, producing the protein MGDSDLTALKRKALRRGLMSEYVAAVFLMLKGYRILALRHRTRLGEIDIIARKGDLAVFVEVKARHGEAAAIDAVSAAAQKRIRAASDLWLARQPDQARLSQRYDIVAVMPGRLPRHFLDAF; encoded by the coding sequence ATGGGCGATAGCGATCTCACCGCCTTGAAAAGGAAGGCGCTGCGCCGCGGCCTGATGTCGGAATATGTCGCCGCCGTCTTTCTGATGCTGAAGGGTTACCGCATCCTGGCGCTGCGCCACCGCACCCGGCTCGGCGAGATCGATATTATTGCCCGCAAGGGCGATCTCGCCGTCTTCGTCGAGGTCAAGGCCCGCCATGGCGAGGCGGCGGCCATCGACGCCGTCTCCGCCGCCGCCCAGAAGCGCATACGGGCGGCAAGCGATCTCTGGCTCGCCCGCCAGCCGGATCAGGCCCGGCTTTCCCAGCGTTATGATATCGTCGCGGTGATGCCGGGCCGGCTGCCGCGTCATTTCCTTGACGCCTTCTGA